In Alkalicoccobacillus plakortidis, the genomic stretch CAAGTCAACCCTTGTGATGCTAGTAAGTGCGTTAGGTGGACGAGAAGCCATTTTACGCGCGTATGCACATGCGGTACAAGAGAATTATCGCTTTTTCAGCTTTGGCGATGCTATGCTGATTAAGTAACAAGAAAGGGATATGAGTATGTCTGCTATTAGGTATGAACACATCAAAACATGTAAGCAATCAGGAGCTAGACTTGGCCGAGTCCATACACCACACGGGACATTTGAGACACCAATGTTTATGCCCGTTGGAACGTTGGCTACGGTCAAAACGATGAGTCCTGAAGATCTTCATCGTATGGATGCTCAAATTATTTTAAGTAATACGTATCATTTATGGCTTCGTCCTGGACATGAGATTATTCGTGAAGCAGGTGGCCTACACAAGTTTATGAACTGGGATCGTCCGATTTTAACAGATTCTGGCGGCTTTCAGGTATTTAGTTTGAGTAATTTGCGTAAGATTACAGAAGAAGGCGTAGAATTCCGCAATCATCTTAATGGAGCAAAGCTTTTTCTAAAGCCTGAAGGTGCAATGGAAATTCAAAATGCACTCGGTTCAGATATTATGATGGCTTTTGATGAATGCCCTCCATTCCAAGCTGAGCATGACTACATGAAAAAATCCGTAGAACGCACAAGTCGTTGGGCAGAGCGGTGCTTAGAAGCTCACGCTCGTCCGCAGGATCAAGGCCTCTTCGGTATTGTTCAAGGTGGAGAGTACGAAGATTTACGTAAGCAAAGTGCTCGTGACCTTGTTTCATTAGACTTTCCAGGTTATGCAATTGGCGGTTTATCCGTGGGAGAACCTAAAGATGTGATGAATAGAGCATTAGAATTCACAACGCCACTCCTGCCATTTGATAAGCCACGTTATTTAATGGGAGTTGGTTCTCCAGATTCACTTATTGATGGTGCTATAAGGGGAATTGATATGTTTGACTGCGTGTTGCCTACAAGAATTGCTAGAAATGGGACATGTATGACAAGTAATGGACGTCTTGTCGTGCGTAATGCTAAGTATGCGCGCGATTTTGGACCACTTGATGAGAATTGTGACTGCCATGTATGTCAGAATTATTCAAGGGCTTACATCCGCCACCTAATCAAATGTGAAGAAACGTTCGGATTTAGACTTACTACTTATCATAATCTACATTTCCTGTTAAACTTAATGGTGGACGTTCGCCAGGCAATTATGGAGGACAGGTTGCTCGACTTTAAAGAAGAATTTTTTGAGCAGTATGGTTTCAATAAGGCGAATGCTAAAAACTTCTAATTGTAAATTTGTGAAACAGATGATAGCCATATCGACTTTTGATGAGAGCGATGCAAGCTGACAATCTGGTACACCAGAAAGGGGGGAATTATAAATGGAACTAGCACCACTACTATCCATAGTTCTGATGATTGTTGTCTTCTATTTCTTTTTAATTAGACCACAACAAAAACGTCAGAAACAAGTACGTGAAATGCATAGCTCATTGCAACGTGGAGATAAGATTGTGACAATCGGAGGGCTTCACGGTACGATTGATGCGATTGATGAGGATACGGTTATTCTTCTAGTGAATGACAACCGTAAGCTTACATTTGACCGCGCTTCAGTTCGTGATATCGTTAGAGACTAGTAATAAGAAAAAGCACAAACCGGATAAGATCTGGTTTGTGCTTTTTTCTAGTTATGATTTCATGAGGTTAACCCCGATCATCCCACCAACTGCGCCTGTGAGTAGATAGCCGCCATGTAGCATAAACTGAGAACTTGTGAAGGCAACATCATAACCTAACGTTGAGATTAAATAAGCAACAAGGCTAAATAGAATGGCGGTTAAACCTCCTGCTAGCCAGCCCTTTGTTTTTGCCTTCGCTCCTGATACAAATCCACCAATGAACAAGCAGAAAAAAGCTAAAAATGTGATTAACCATTTTATTGAGTGTTCCGTATAGCTTGTCAGACTTAAAAAGCTTGCTAACAACAAACTGGCCAAGATTGCTCCTGCCATAATGACAACTAACCCACTAAAAACCGCCGGAATAAATGGACGATCATTCATTTGAGAGCCTCCCTTTGCTACATAGCCTATTGGTACAACTATATTCAGGCTTGACCAAGCTTAGAATGATTTTATGTAAAATATGTTTTTGGAAGATGCTTCATCACATGCTTTTAAGTAAAGTGGGGGACATTAGGAGCAAGAGGAGGCGGATTATGATGATTCATGAACTAGCAAGAGCTATTGCTATATTTGGCACACTTAGCTTATTTCAACTGATTGCAAGTCGAAACCATAGACACCCCCTGTTAGTCCTCAGCTTCACTGTATTCATTTTAATGTCCGGCCCACTCTTAAATACACAGCAAAATAGTATCCTGATTATCCTACTAAGCCTCATCAGCATACTTTTTATATATATGATCAAACGAATACGAAAGCAAACGACTGTAGAATTAAAAGAAACCGTAACTCCTGAACCAATGCCTTTACCAGTTATCATGGATGGTGAAATTCAATATTCACAGCTAGAGCAACTGAAACAAAATGAATTTTGGTTACGTAGGCAAATTAAAGACCTCGGTTACAGAGACATCAAACGGATCTCTTATTGCAGTGTACGTGGGGATCAGTTGTACTATATAGATGAAATGGACAAGAAATAGGTATATGCAGGAGGAGATGTGCGTATACCATTAAGCTATAAGTCCCATATGCTACTCATGAACGCTGATAATGAGGAGGGGAAATATGGGATCATCACTATACCAACAATGCTGCAACTATAAAGGCAGATACGTTAACATTCAGCATAAGAATGGTCAAAGCTATTACGGACGAGTAGTAGAAGTAGATGACAGACACGTTTATGTAGACATGGGACGTAACGGTAACGGTGGACGTGGTTACGGATATGGAGGCGGATATGGCTACTACGGTGGTTACGGATCCAACGTCGTACCATTTGCATTCGGTGCAATCGCAGGCCTTGCGCTAGCAGGTGCTTTTTTCTTCTGGTAGAAGAGTAGGTTTAAAATGCCGTGAGAGCTGAGCTCTTGCGGTTTTTTTGTGCTTTGTTAAGGGAGAAGAGGATATGGGATGGTGTAGGTGCGGTTTTTGTAGGTGCCGGTAAAAGAAGGACAGTTAGATGACAAAAGGGAGTGAGCAAGCTGTGGAGATTCTATTTTTAAAAAATGTCGTAAGCTACGATTTGTGATTGTGGGCTCTATTAAAAGAAAATAATCCTCTAAGCTTTGGAAGTGAGCATTCTTTGAAGTTTTACCGCACGTATCACATATCCAGACTCTTCTTCCTTTTTTACGTTGCATGCTAAGTTGCAGGCATGATGGACAATTGACACCGCATTCTAATTCAGTTGGCCCGATCTCGTATTTGGATAAGACTTCTATACTAGATTCAATGTGATTCTTTATTAAGGTTAAGACAAGCTCGTTTAATTTTTGGCTTGGTATACTGTGTTCTGGTTGTTTTCTCAAAATCTTTGATATTGAGTCAGGCAATCTGGCAGCATGAATAACTTGGTTCATCAAATGTTGATTAGTTGAGTCAACGACAATTCGAGTAGTAGGATCGCTAACAACAATTAAGTCAACCAATTGCAATAGTGGCCACTGATGAGAAGCAAGCCATTCTTTCAATTGATTCTTTTGCATTTGTGTTTGTAGGAGTGGGTAGTGGAAGACTTCTTCAGTAGTACGCGTAGTGCGAATCATTTGTTGAGTAAGCGGATTTAAGTAGAGGGATCCAGCAATATTTTTAACTTCTAAGATAATGATTAAAGATGGATTTATGAGAATCGTATCTATTTGAAAAAAATGTCCATTCTCACCTCTTAATCGAAGGTCATGTAAAATTGTAAGCTCCTTTTGCATCGACAAACTGTCTAAGTAAAAATCAAGTGACTTTTCACCTCGATATCCAATTTGTCTTTTAAGCAAGTCCTGTTTGATTAACGTAGCTTTAGGGTGATTCTCAGGTAACCTTCTCAATAAAGCTTCTAACTTAGAAATATACAGTGGCTTCGCTCTTTTTTTAGCAATTCTCAATTAATAACCTCCTTTATTTATGTGAATTTCGATAAAAATAGCTGTACTCCTTTATAAATTTAAAAAACATTTTAGAAGATTTAATACATCAGAAGAGGAGCAGATACATCGGCTAGAGTGAAAATACATCAGAAGAGGAGCAGATACATCGGCTAGAGTGAAAATACATCAGAAGAGGAGCAGATACATCGGCTAGAGTGAAAATACATCAGAAGAGGAGCAGATACATCGGCTAGAGTGAAAATACATCAGAAGAGGAGCAGATACATCGGCTAGAGTGAAAATACATCAGAAGAGGAGCAGATACATCGGCTAGAGTGAAAATACATCAGAAGAGGAGCAGATACATCGGCTAGAGTGAAAATACATCAGAAGAGGAGCAGATACATCGGCTAGAGTGAAAATACATCAGAAGAGGAGCAGATACATCGGCTAGAGTGAAAATACATCAGAAGAGGAGCAGATACATCGGCTAGAGTGAAAATACATCAGAAGAGGAACAGATACATCGGCTAGAGTGAAAATACATCAGAAGAGGAACAGATACATCGGCTAGAGTGAACATACATCGAAAGAGGAGCAGATACATCGTTTAGAAGAAAAATACATCGAGAAATGAGCCAATATTACAGCTAATTCAATATTAATGCTCATTCTCCAACCTCCACAAAGGTTAGAGAACAAGCTCATTTTTTAATTACTTTCCCAAACACCGCAAACCTCTTCACCTCACTTGCCTTCAGCAAATTCAACACAAACATCAATACAATGTAAATGCTGCCGGTCAAAGAGAGCTGGATCATTAGCTCGAGCAATGGATTGATTGCGAAATGAGCATACTTCTCGATCATCGTGCTTGCGTAAATGGTTCCTCCAATTAATACGACGAGCTTACCAATCATTTTTAGCTCGATGCTGAAGCCAGCGTTTTTGGCGATGGTTGCTAGGTGGAGCAGGGTGACGAGAACGAAGCCGATGACAATGGCTAGTGCTGCTCCCATGATGCCGAATTCCGGGCGGGTGGCGAGTACAAAGATGGCAGCGGTTTTTATGATGGCGCCAAATAAGCTGTTGTACATCGCTGGCTTGGCAAGGTCGAGTGCCTGAAGGGCAGCTTGCAGTGGACCTTGAATGTATAAAAAGAGGCAAAATGGCGCCATAATTTTTAGGAAGCCGGATGCTTCTGGTGCGTGATACATAAATGACATGATTTGTTCTGGATAAACGAGTAGGACAACCATGGCGAGTCCGCCGGCAATAAAGGAGAGGCGCATGGCTTGTTCGAGTCTGGCATGAATTAAGTGCTGTTGATTCTTAGCCGCTGCTTCGCTGATAGAGGGAAGCAGGGAGGTTGAGAGTGAAAAAGTGATGAAGGTTGGTAATGTTAATAACGGGATAATAAAGCCAGCAAGTTCTCCATATTGTTTGGTTGCAACAATGGTTGCGACACCTGCGATGGCTAGGCTTTGTGCGACAATAATAGGTTCAAAGAAAAGTGAAACGGTTCCGATTAAGCGGCTTCCTGTGGTGGGTAGGGCAATTTTCAAAAGTTGTTTTGATGTTTGTTTGCCTTCGCCTAAATACGCGAAAAACTTTCGGCGTAGCTTGAAGCTTTTTTTTCGTTTGAATAAAAACAGCATGTAGATCAGTGAGACAAATTCACCTGCGATTACAGAGAGCATCGCTCCTGCAGCGGCGTATTCAATACCTAGAGGTAAAAAGGCAGTGGAAAGCACGGCGACCAGCGTGATTCGGACAATTTGCTCAAGCATTTGCGAGTAGGCAGTCGGTTTCATATTTTGTCTACCTTGGAAATAGCCTCGCAGAACAGCGGAGACAGCGACAATTGGAACAATTGGTGCAACAGCAATCAGAGCATAATAGGCTCTGGAATCAGTTAATAGGTGAGATGCTACGTATGGTGCGGTTAAGATCATCGTTGTTGTAAATACTGCGCCAAGGCTAATGGTTATGGCAAGTGAAACCACTAAGATTTGTTTAATCTTGCTTGTTTCACCTCGTGCCTCGGCTTCTGCAACAAGCTTAGAAATCGCAACAGGAAGGCCCATTTGTGTTAACGTTAATATGAGAAGCATGGTTGGTACCGCCATCATATAAAGGCCTACACCTTCAGAGCCCATGATGCGTGCCATTACCATACGATTAATAAATCCAAGAATTTTGGTGACAAATCCAAGCCAAAATTAAGATGATCGTTCCCTTTAAAAATGTTTGTTTAGACATTGGTCACCCTGCTCTCTTAAAAAAATGATGGAAATTTTGTTTGATTATTTATATGCTTAGAGAGTGGTCAAGCATGACAAGTCGTTTGATACCCAAGTCTATTTTCTTGAACAAGGTACAAATAGAAAGAAGGATGATCAAATGGGAGAAAAGCAGCAGTTTGAAGTTTGGAAAGATGATATGGAGCCCGTTCTAGTAAGTAAGGTAGAAGAGTTTCATATGCTTGGATATGATAAAGCGACAAAGGATGAGATTTGGCGGTGTGTAACTGAACGACTACACAAGAAAAAAAGCTATGTACCTTTTTATACATTTACGGATGAATTATTAAATTTAAAAGTAAGTGTGTACATGACTTGGTTGACTGTGAATTCATATAAGGAACCAGAGAATTGGTTTTCTGACTTTGAAGAAGTAGATCAAAACTAGTCAATTTTTCGATTTTAACAAGAATGTGGTAGGATAGACAGAACGGTGTTTTATACATAAGGAGGCAAAGAAAGAGATGGTTAAAAAAGGCCGCATCTTTGCTTTTTTTCTGATTGTACTTGTTTTTGCTGCGGTGATTTCAACCACAGTGATGAGTATAACTAAGGAAACAAAGCTAGGGCTTGATCTTCAAGGGGGCTTTGAGGTTCTTTATGAAGTCACTCCAATTGATGATACGGAAGAAATAACTGAACAAACCTTATCGGCTACAGTAACGGCTTTAAATCAACGGGTGAATGTACTTGGGGTTTCTGAGCCTGTTATTCAAATCGAAGGAGACGATCGAATTCGTGTGCAGCTTGCAGGCGTAGAAGATCAAGAAACGGCTAGACAGCTGCTTGCAACAGAGGCTGAATTAACGTTTCGAGACGTAGACGATAATGTTTTACTTGATGGAAGTGACCTTCAACAAAACGGGGCAGCTTGGACAATTTGATCAAAATAATCGTCCAATTGTTACATTAAAATTAAAGGATGCCGAGCGATTTGCTGAAGTAACAGGTGACCTTTTACAAAGACCACCAGGTGAAAATGTATTAGTTATTTGGTTGGACTTTGAAGAAGGTGATTCTTATATGGAAGAGGCTACACAAGCTGAGCCGAAGTATCTGTCGGCAGCAAGTGTAAGTCAGGTTATTAATAGTCAGGATGTTCAAATTACGGGGGACTTTACACCTGAAGAAACAAAACATATCTCTGAAATCTTAAATGCTTGGGTCACTCCCGGTTAAGCTTGATGAGATGTTTTCTAATTCCGTTGGGGCATCTTTAGGTGAAAAATCGATGACTCAGACCGTTTATGCAGGTCTAATTGGGATTGGATTAATCTTTATCTTTATGCTGGTTTATTACCGTTTCCCAGGTTTTATTGCGGTTATAACGCTTAGTGTATATACGTATTTGGTTCTACTCATTTTTAATTTAATGAATGCAGTGTTGACATTGCCTGGTATCGCAGCCCTTGTTCTTGGTGTAGGTATGGCGGTCGATGCCAATATTATTACCTATGAACGGATAAGAGAAGAGCTTCGAGCAGGAAAGTCTACGATGTCTGCATTTAAGGCTTGGAACTAGACGATCGTTATCGACGATTCTAGATGCAAATATAACGACCATTTTAGCTGCAAGTGTCATGTTTTATTTTGGGACAAGTTCAGTGCGTGGTTTTGCGATTGTGCTTATTATTAGTATCCTGACTAGCTTCTTGACAGCTGTTCTTGGTTCGCGTTTATTGCTTGGCATGTGGGTCAGCAGTAAATTCCTTAATAAGCGACCAGGTTGGTTTGGAGTAAAGGAGCGTGATATTGATGAGCTTTAATGATCGAAAGTGGAATCTAGATTTTATTACGCACCGAAATAAATTTTTTGCATTCTCTATTATTTTTGTTATTGCTGGTATCATTTCTTTGTTTACACTTGGTTTAAATCTTGGGGTCGACTTTGAAAGTGGTTCGAACATTACGATTGAAACAAATGAATCCTTAACCAATGAGCAGATTCAAGATGATTTTGCTGCTATAAATGAAGACTACTCACCAACGATTACGTTGGCAGGGGAAAAT encodes the following:
- a CDS encoding S-adenosylmethionine:tRNA ribosyltransferase-isomerase encodes the protein KSTLVMLVSALGGREAILRAYAHAVQENYRFFSFGDAMLIK
- the yajC gene encoding preprotein translocase subunit YajC — protein: MELAPLLSIVLMIVVFYFFLIRPQQKRQKQVREMHSSLQRGDKIVTIGGLHGTIDAIDEDTVILLVNDNRKLTFDRASVRDIVRD
- a CDS encoding TIGR04086 family membrane protein yields the protein MNDRPFIPAVFSGLVVIMAGAILASLLLASFLSLTSYTEHSIKWLITFLAFFCLFIGGFVSGAKAKTKGWLAGGLTAILFSLVAYLISTLGYDVAFTSSQFMLHGGYLLTGAVGGMIGVNLMKS
- a CDS encoding SecDF P1 head subdomain-containing protein — protein: MFYLMEVTFNKTGQLGQFDQNNRPIVTLKLKDAERFAEVTGDLLQRPPGENVLVIWLDFEEGDSYMEEATQAEPKYLSAASVSQVINSQDVQITGDFTPEETKHISEILNAWVTPG
- a CDS encoding post-transcriptional regulator, which codes for MGEKQQFEVWKDDMEPVLVSKVEEFHMLGYDKATKDEIWRCVTERLHKKKSYVPFYTFTDELLNLKVSVYMTWLTVNSYKEPENWFSDFEEVDQN
- a CDS encoding nuclease-related domain-containing protein yields the protein MRIAKKRAKPLYISKLEALLRRLPENHPKATLIKQDLLKRQIGYRGEKSLDFYLDSLSMQKELTILHDLRLRGENGHFFQIDTILINPSLIIILEVKNIAGSLYLNPLTQQMIRTTRTTEEVFHYPLLQTQMQKNQLKEWLASHQWPLLQLVDLIVVSDPTTRIVVDSTNQHLMNQVIHAARLPDSISKILRKQPEHSIPSQKLNELVLTLIKNHIESSIEVLSKYEIGPTELECGVNCPSCLQLSMQRKKGRRVWICDTCGKTSKNAHFQSLEDYFLLIEPTITNRSLRHFLKIESPQLAHSLLSSNCPSFTGTYKNRTYTIPYPLLP
- the spoVB gene encoding stage V sporulation protein B; translated protein: MVMARIMGSEGVGLYMMAVPTMLLILTLTQMGLPVAISKLVAEAEARGETSKIKQILVVSLAITISLGAVFTTTMILTAPYVASHLLTDSRAYYALIAVAPIVPIVAVSAVLRGYFQGRQNMKPTAYSQMLEQIVRITLVAVLSTAFLPLGIEYAAAGAMLSVIAGEFVSLIYMLFLFKRKKSFKLRRKFFAYLGEGKQTSKQLLKIALPTTGSRLIGTVSLFFEPIIVAQSLAIAGVATIVATKQYGELAGFIIPLLTLPTFITFSLSTSLLPSISEAAAKNQQHLIHARLEQAMRLSFIAGGLAMVVLLVYPEQIMSFMYHAPEASGFLKIMAPFCLFLYIQGPLQAALQALDLAKPAMYNSLFGAIIKTAAIFVLATRPEFGIMGAALAIVIGFVLVTLLHLATIAKNAGFSIELKMIGKLVVLIGGTIYASTMIEKYAHFAINPLLELMIQLSLTGSIYIVLMFVLNLLKASEVKRFAVFGKVIKK
- the tgt gene encoding tRNA guanosine(34) transglycosylase Tgt; translation: MSAIRYEHIKTCKQSGARLGRVHTPHGTFETPMFMPVGTLATVKTMSPEDLHRMDAQIILSNTYHLWLRPGHEIIREAGGLHKFMNWDRPILTDSGGFQVFSLSNLRKITEEGVEFRNHLNGAKLFLKPEGAMEIQNALGSDIMMAFDECPPFQAEHDYMKKSVERTSRWAERCLEAHARPQDQGLFGIVQGGEYEDLRKQSARDLVSLDFPGYAIGGLSVGEPKDVMNRALEFTTPLLPFDKPRYLMGVGSPDSLIDGAIRGIDMFDCVLPTRIARNGTCMTSNGRLVVRNAKYARDFGPLDENCDCHVCQNYSRAYIRHLIKCEETFGFRLTTYHNLHFLLNLMVDVRQAIMEDRLLDFKEEFFEQYGFNKANAKNF
- a CDS encoding YetF domain-containing protein, whose protein sequence is MMIHELARAIAIFGTLSLFQLIASRNHRHPLLVLSFTVFILMSGPLLNTQQNSILIILLSLISILFIYMIKRIRKQTTVELKETVTPEPMPLPVIMDGEIQYSQLEQLKQNEFWLRRQIKDLGYRDIKRISYCSVRGDQLYYIDEMDKK